A window of Euwallacea fornicatus isolate EFF26 chromosome 25, ASM4011564v1, whole genome shotgun sequence contains these coding sequences:
- the LOC136346897 gene encoding uncharacterized protein, protein MRGLKCILFLSFLTCILSTEPQSTSLSSDVALEHEKKLSEYVLTILEHYKQQNPVGIPGAPIPDPLQIPPMNHSFSVGRMNFRDMKLYGLKKFQIEYISANIAKMKVEAALLIDKMDIIGNYTLKTWFSSAQGAFTVKLTKVNIKAEANLEVQKNGSLEAQDIAMDITFRDMAMDFQGLGFFASMFQGIINSVGTFVFDSIKPFILSEANTRIRNDINKQVSKFPQKFPNSISPFDQLVTEVRRKVQFMGYDPYKIADYNSSAGIFDVYLSHTWLYGGSSFHRTKDIIFEMKDNILRTLLEVGTQRLMGTTHWEISLVSGILSKLGTATFSVEYIQVQLNASQSMDIRKRPVLDDIQIELGNIQVRFDGLGTVDYLIELGINVVPNLLRYQIMDAIEKPIKTRIQEELNKVNVEEMIKNNIDKLDSAEGLSELNNFL, encoded by the exons ATGAGGGGCCTAAAGTGTATTTTGTTCCTCTCTTTCCTCACGTGCATACTCAGCACAG aaCCACAATCAACTTCCTTGTCCAGCGACGTCGCCCTTGAACACGAGAAAAAGCTCAGCGAATATGTCCTAACGATTTTAGAACACTACAAGCAACAAAATCCTGTGGGAATCCCTGGAGCTCCCATCCCTGATCCCTTGCAGATTCCTCCAATGAATCATTCATTTTCAGTTGGCCGAATGAATTTTAGGGACATGAAACTCTATGgcttgaaaaaatttcaaatagagtATATTTCTGCCaatattgcaaaaatgaaAGTTGAAGCGGCACTGCTTATTGATAAGATGGACATTATTGGGAATTATACTTTAAA GACGTGGTTTTCATCGGCCCAAGGGGCCTTTACCGTGAAACTCACCAAAGTAAATATCAAAGCTGAAGCAAACCTTGAAGTGCAAAAAAACGGTTCCCTGGAAGCTCAGGATATTGCCATGGATATTACCTTCAGAGACATGGCCATGGATTTCCAAGGTTTAGGTTTCTTTGCATCTATGTTCCAG GGCATCATCAACTCGGTGGGAACTTTTGTCTTCGACTCAATCAAGCCCTTCATCCTTAGCGAGGCAAACACCCGTATAAGGAACGATATTAACAAACAAGTCTCCAAATTCCCCCAAAAGTTCCCCAATTCCATTTCACCATTTGACCAACTTGTGACGGAAGTAAGAAGAAAAGTTCAATTTATGGGCTATGATCCTTATAAAATAGCGGATTATAACAGTAGCGCTGGAATATTTGATGTGTACCTCAGTCACACTTGGCTGTATGGAGGTTCAAGTTTTCACAG aaCTAAAGATAttatatttgaaatgaaagatAATATCTTGCGTACGTTATTGGAAGTTGGCACCCAAAGACTTATGGGAACCACCCACTGGGAAATATCTTTAGTGTCAGGAATTCTGTCAAAACTCGGAACTGCAACTTTTAGCGTTGAATATATTCAA GTTCAATTAAATGCCAGTCAAAGTATGGACATTAGAAAAAGACCAGTTCTGGACGATATTCAGATTGAATTGGGAAATATACAAGTACGTTTTGATGGCTTAGGAACCGTGGATTATCTAATTGAGTTAGGTATTAACGTGGTGCCCAATTTGCTTCGCTATCAAATCATGGATGCGATCGAAAAGCCCATTAAGACTCGGATACAAGAGGAGCTGAACAAGGTGAACGTGGAGGAGATGATTAAGAATAATATTGATAAGTTGGATAGTGCTGAAGGTTTGTCTGAGCTCAATAATTTCTTATAA
- the fidipidine gene encoding coiled-coil domain-containing protein 93 isoform X2 has protein sequence MAYVNQELLQKFQKASLADKRQEGDGLETKIDIREDEEQSLKLQEIIDLLVAAGYFRARIKGLSPFDKVVGGMTWCIELLDVDVDVDLLFQENSTIGQQIALSEKIVAVLPKIKCPHSIEPHQIQGLDFIHIFPVIQWLVKSSMEARQEKAAFVQSYALYQYEKEFPTKNEDEDKQQGIAKNINVVKEHYRPHRYYKRKNVPPPDILSRVQITLLEYGFRGDQTSKSGPPTRENSEQIEQPSNSTEEEDVKMSDQEVLQDIKLTDQDKQILVKHYKTLQSELKDGGAQSIEDQQLALLERQYLFLNDSIARLSEKQQHVQEQIETETKLLADVKIKQSVIDETLREFEQEDIKNHSTVKEIEELVILNDSLKAKEAAFKENCRKELAKLQKEIGEFKEMLSPVELTPEQLEQIEAFTEKLASIRLELAKKNQIVAKLQRQLDDIPNRAEMAQYQRRFLELYNQVAAKHKETKQYYTLYNTLEDNKRYMQKELSLLNSVAENYPTAMESFSGKEDFLKQLHNIVEGLKQNRHKIEKQVSEEKRKRDVMAANFQSLLELQRAYASAVKQLSLECRNYETLLARKGNDA, from the exons atggcttATGTAAATCAAGAATTACTGCAGAAATTCCAGAAAGCTTCTTTAGCCGATAAACGCCAAGAGGGAGATGGTCTTGAAACGAAA attgATATTCGAGAGGATGAAGAACAGTCATTGAAACTTCAAGAAATTATAGATTTGCTGGTAGCTGCTGGGTATTTCCGAGCCAGAATTAAAGGGCTTAGTCCATTTGATAAAGTCGTGGGTGGAATGACTTGGTGCATTGAATTGTTAGATGTGGATGTGGATGTGGATTTACTGTTTCAGGAAAATTCTACTATAGGCCAACAAAT AgcattatctgaaaaaatAGTTGCAGTccttccaaaaataaaatgtccaCATTCTATTGAACCCCATCAAATTCAAGGTCTCGATTTTATTCATATATTTCCAGTCATACAA tgGCTTGTCAAGTCCTCAATGGAAGCAAGGCAAGAAAAGGCTGCCTTTGTTCAGTCTTATGCCTTGTATCAGTATGAGAAAGAATTCCCTACTAAAAACGAAGATGAGGATAAACAACAAGGAATAGCTAAGAACATTAATGTTGTTAAGGAACATTATAG gcCTCATAGGTACTACAAAAGGAAGAACGTTCCGCCTCCAGATATACTATCAAGAGTACAAATAACtctattggaatatggttttcGAGGAGATCAAACATCAAAATCGGGGCCGCCAACTAGAGAAAATAGCGAACAAATTGAACAACCTTCTAATAGTACTGAAGAAGAAGATGTCAAGATGTCAGATCAa gaaGTTCTGCAAGACATCAAACTAACAGATCAGGACAAACAAATTCTTGTAAAACACTATAAAACGTTACAGTCCGAACTCAAG GATGGAGGAGCTCAATCAATAGAAGACCAACAACTCGCGCTTTTAGAAAGACAGTATCTATTTTTGAATGATAGCATTGCAAGATTGAGTGAAAAGCAGCAGCATGTGCAAGAACAAATTGAAACAGAAACTAAATTGTTAGCAGATGTAAAGATTAAACAGAGTGTGATTGATGAAACTCTGAGAGAGTTTGAGCAGgaagatattaaaaatcatAG taCAGTGAAAGAGATTGAAGAACTGGTCATTTTAAATGATAGTTTGAAAGCTAAAGAAGCAGCTTTTAAGGAGAATTGTAGGAAGGAATTGGCAAAGCTCCAAAAGGAAATTGG gGAATTTAAAGAGATGTTGTCACCAGTGGAGTTGACCCCAGAACAGCTTGAACAAATCGAAGCATTTACTGAAAAACTTGCTTCAATTAGATTGGAACTagcaaagaaaaatcaaattgttgCAAAGCTCCAAAGACAACTAGACGACATTCCTAATAGGGCTGAAATGGCACAGTACCAGAGACGGTTTTTAGAGTTGTATAATCAAG ttgcTGCAAAACATAAAGAAACTAAACAATAttacaccttgtataatacACTTGAAGACAACAAACGATATATGCAAAAAGAGTTATCCTTGCTTAATTCAGTGGCTGAAAATTATCCTAC CGCCATGGAATCTTTTAGTGGTAAAGAAGATTTCCTAAAGCAGTTACATAATATTGTGGAAGGCCTTAAGCAAAATCgccataaaattgaaaaacaagtatctgaagaaaaaagaaaacgagACGTTATGGCTGCGAATTTTCAG AGTTTACTTGAGCTGCAGCGTGCCTACGCGAGCGCAGTAAAGCAACTAAGTTTGGAATGCAGAAACTACGAAACTCTTTTAGCTCGTAAAGGGAATGATGCCTGA
- the fidipidine gene encoding coiled-coil domain-containing protein 93 isoform X1: MAYVNQELLQKFQKASLADKRQEGDGLETKIDIREDEEQSLKLQEIIDLLVAAGYFRARIKGLSPFDKVVGGMTWCIELLDVDVDVDLLFQENSTIGQQIALSEKIVAVLPKIKCPHSIEPHQIQGLDFIHIFPVIQWLVKSSMEARQEKAAFVQSYALYQYEKEFPTKNEDEDKQQGIAKNINVVKEHYRPHRYYKRKNVPPPDILSRVQITLLEYGFRGDQTSKSGPPTRENSEQIEQPSNSTEEEDVKMSDQKNIERLLANLTATKEEVLQDIKLTDQDKQILVKHYKTLQSELKDGGAQSIEDQQLALLERQYLFLNDSIARLSEKQQHVQEQIETETKLLADVKIKQSVIDETLREFEQEDIKNHSTVKEIEELVILNDSLKAKEAAFKENCRKELAKLQKEIGEFKEMLSPVELTPEQLEQIEAFTEKLASIRLELAKKNQIVAKLQRQLDDIPNRAEMAQYQRRFLELYNQVAAKHKETKQYYTLYNTLEDNKRYMQKELSLLNSVAENYPTAMESFSGKEDFLKQLHNIVEGLKQNRHKIEKQVSEEKRKRDVMAANFQSLLELQRAYASAVKQLSLECRNYETLLARKGNDA; encoded by the exons atggcttATGTAAATCAAGAATTACTGCAGAAATTCCAGAAAGCTTCTTTAGCCGATAAACGCCAAGAGGGAGATGGTCTTGAAACGAAA attgATATTCGAGAGGATGAAGAACAGTCATTGAAACTTCAAGAAATTATAGATTTGCTGGTAGCTGCTGGGTATTTCCGAGCCAGAATTAAAGGGCTTAGTCCATTTGATAAAGTCGTGGGTGGAATGACTTGGTGCATTGAATTGTTAGATGTGGATGTGGATGTGGATTTACTGTTTCAGGAAAATTCTACTATAGGCCAACAAAT AgcattatctgaaaaaatAGTTGCAGTccttccaaaaataaaatgtccaCATTCTATTGAACCCCATCAAATTCAAGGTCTCGATTTTATTCATATATTTCCAGTCATACAA tgGCTTGTCAAGTCCTCAATGGAAGCAAGGCAAGAAAAGGCTGCCTTTGTTCAGTCTTATGCCTTGTATCAGTATGAGAAAGAATTCCCTACTAAAAACGAAGATGAGGATAAACAACAAGGAATAGCTAAGAACATTAATGTTGTTAAGGAACATTATAG gcCTCATAGGTACTACAAAAGGAAGAACGTTCCGCCTCCAGATATACTATCAAGAGTACAAATAACtctattggaatatggttttcGAGGAGATCAAACATCAAAATCGGGGCCGCCAACTAGAGAAAATAGCGAACAAATTGAACAACCTTCTAATAGTACTGAAGAAGAAGATGTCAAGATGTCAGATCAa AAGAACATTGAGCGTCTTTTGGCTAATTTGACAGCCACAAAGGAG gaaGTTCTGCAAGACATCAAACTAACAGATCAGGACAAACAAATTCTTGTAAAACACTATAAAACGTTACAGTCCGAACTCAAG GATGGAGGAGCTCAATCAATAGAAGACCAACAACTCGCGCTTTTAGAAAGACAGTATCTATTTTTGAATGATAGCATTGCAAGATTGAGTGAAAAGCAGCAGCATGTGCAAGAACAAATTGAAACAGAAACTAAATTGTTAGCAGATGTAAAGATTAAACAGAGTGTGATTGATGAAACTCTGAGAGAGTTTGAGCAGgaagatattaaaaatcatAG taCAGTGAAAGAGATTGAAGAACTGGTCATTTTAAATGATAGTTTGAAAGCTAAAGAAGCAGCTTTTAAGGAGAATTGTAGGAAGGAATTGGCAAAGCTCCAAAAGGAAATTGG gGAATTTAAAGAGATGTTGTCACCAGTGGAGTTGACCCCAGAACAGCTTGAACAAATCGAAGCATTTACTGAAAAACTTGCTTCAATTAGATTGGAACTagcaaagaaaaatcaaattgttgCAAAGCTCCAAAGACAACTAGACGACATTCCTAATAGGGCTGAAATGGCACAGTACCAGAGACGGTTTTTAGAGTTGTATAATCAAG ttgcTGCAAAACATAAAGAAACTAAACAATAttacaccttgtataatacACTTGAAGACAACAAACGATATATGCAAAAAGAGTTATCCTTGCTTAATTCAGTGGCTGAAAATTATCCTAC CGCCATGGAATCTTTTAGTGGTAAAGAAGATTTCCTAAAGCAGTTACATAATATTGTGGAAGGCCTTAAGCAAAATCgccataaaattgaaaaacaagtatctgaagaaaaaagaaaacgagACGTTATGGCTGCGAATTTTCAG AGTTTACTTGAGCTGCAGCGTGCCTACGCGAGCGCAGTAAAGCAACTAAGTTTGGAATGCAGAAACTACGAAACTCTTTTAGCTCGTAAAGGGAATGATGCCTGA
- the LOC136346892 gene encoding fidgetin-like protein 1 isoform X1, with the protein MNKTLETFNPFIYRSILAQSKPDDIYSSADIQRKCIALIHQEVGKILDNSSTCDQLSLSLQNYTKTIYNNGKNIYNTLLFKHHPDITNNRQFKIPDNMQKINLTAYLTNLPCSDGKALYCEKSHNISPAELTQFADIWEEKKETITPIEKLSNKKFLGRNNINLENRFENLDKLQGISSSSNAPSEAFNYSIPNKNHTKPNLPWFSTAREELENSAPLRFGGNEQMKPHSESESENRKKGKRVARSKFVSPLLSRKESSEENIKEQSSVHVTDERLKNIEPKMVELIMAEIVDKGPNISWDDIAGLEFAKSSIQESVIWPLLRPDIFTGLRRPPKGILLFGPPGTGKTLIGKCVASQSKSTFFSISASSLTSKWIGDGEKMVRALFQVARAHQPAVIFIDEVDSLLTQRSDQEHESSRRIKTEFLVQLDGAATDSEEKLLIIGATNRPQELDEAARRRFVKRLYIPLPEYEARVELLKKLISSEKHSLIEQQFNEIANLAEGYSGADIKNLCSEAALEPIRSIDFKNIENIQASEVRSLKMTDFKKALKRVRPSVAQSDLIQYLKWDETYGSGM; encoded by the exons ATTTATCGTTCCATACTTGCTCAGAGCAAACCCGATGATATATATAGTAGTGCTGACATCCAAAGGAAATGTATTGCGTTAATTCACCAAGAAGTTGGTAAAAT tttAGACAATTCAAGTACCTGTGATCAACTTTCTTTGAGTCTGCAAAATTACACCAAAACTATTTataacaatggaaaaaacatttacaatacattattatttaagcATCATCCAGATATTACTAACAATAGACAGTTCAAAATCCCTGATAATATGcagaaaataaacttaactGCCTACTTAACAAACTTGCCTTGTTCGGATGGAAAAGCTTTATATTGTGAAAAATCTCATAATATAAGTCCTGCTGAACTTACACAGTTTGCAGATATTTGGGAGGAGAAAAAAGAAACCATAACTCCAATAGAAAAactgtctaataaaaaatttttgggcAGAAATAATATTAACTTGGAAAATAGATTCGAAAATTTGGACAAGCTACAAGGGATTAGTTCAAGTAGTAATGCGCCTTCTGAAGCTTTTAATTATTCTattccaaataaaaatcataCAAAGCCAAATCTTCCTTGGTTTTCTACGGCAAGAGAAGAGTTGGAGAATTCTGCCCCCTTAAGGTTTGGTGGTAATGAACAAATGAAACCTCACAGTGAGAGCGAGAGTGAAAATAGAAAGAAAGGAAAACGAGTTGCTAGAAGCAAATTTGTTTCCCCCTTACTGTCAAGAAAAGAAAG TAGtgaggaaaatattaaagaacaGTCATCAGTCCATGTAACTGATGAAAGGCTTAAGAACATTGAACCTAAAATGGTAGAATTGATAATGGCAGAAATAGTAGATAAAGGTCCAAATATCTCTTGGGACGATATCGCCGGATTAGAATTTGCAAAGTCCTCAATTCAAGAATCTGTCATATGGCCCCTATTAAGACCGGACATTTTTACCGGTTTACGAAGACCTCCCAAGGGCATTTTACTGTTTGGCCCCCCAGGAACTGGGAAAACTTTGATAGGAAAATGTGTGGCCTCTCAAAGTAAGTCCACATTTTTCAGCATCAGCGCTTCCTCACTGACATCAAAGTGGATAGGTGATGGAGAGAAAATGGTTAGAGCATTGTTTCAAGTTGCAAGAGCCCATCAGCCTGCA gttatttttattgacgAAGTGGATTCTCTCTTGACCCAAAGAAGCGATCAGGAGCATGAGAGTTCACGTCGAATTAAGACAGAATTCTTAGTTCAGTTGGATGGGGCTGCTACAGACAGTGAGGAAAAGCTGCTTATTATAGGTGCCACAAATCGACCACAGGAGTTAGATGAAGCAGCTAGACGTAGATTTGTGAAAAGATTGTACATTCCTTTGCCAGAATATGAG GCCCGAgttgaattattgaaaaaactgaTCTCCAGTGAAAAGCATTCATTAATAGAACAAcagtttaatgaaattgccAATCTCGCTGAGGGATATTCAGGCGCAGATATTAAAAATCTATGTTCCGAGGCTGCTTTAGAGCCTATCAGATCcatcgattttaaaaatatagagaACATTCAGGCTTCTGAAGTACGGTCTCTGAAAATGACCGATTTTAAAAAGGCTCTAAAGAGGGTACGACCTAGCGTCGCTCAGAGCGATTTAATACAATACTTGAAGTGGGATGAGACTTATGGATCTGGTATGtga
- the LOC136346892 gene encoding fidgetin-like protein 1 isoform X2 translates to MNKTLETFNPFIYRSILAQSKPDDIYSSADIQRKCIALIHQEVGKILDNSSTCDQLSLSLQNYTKTIYNNGKNIYNTLLFKHHPDITNNRQFKIPDNMQKINLTAYLTNLPCSDGKALYCEKSHNISPAELTQFADIWEEKKETITPIEKLSNKKFLGRNNINLENRFENLDKLQGISSSSNAPSEAFNYSIPNKNHTKPNLPWFSTAREELENSAPLRFGGNEQMKPHSESESENRKKGKRVARSKFVSPLLSRKESEENIKEQSSVHVTDERLKNIEPKMVELIMAEIVDKGPNISWDDIAGLEFAKSSIQESVIWPLLRPDIFTGLRRPPKGILLFGPPGTGKTLIGKCVASQSKSTFFSISASSLTSKWIGDGEKMVRALFQVARAHQPAVIFIDEVDSLLTQRSDQEHESSRRIKTEFLVQLDGAATDSEEKLLIIGATNRPQELDEAARRRFVKRLYIPLPEYEARVELLKKLISSEKHSLIEQQFNEIANLAEGYSGADIKNLCSEAALEPIRSIDFKNIENIQASEVRSLKMTDFKKALKRVRPSVAQSDLIQYLKWDETYGSGM, encoded by the exons ATTTATCGTTCCATACTTGCTCAGAGCAAACCCGATGATATATATAGTAGTGCTGACATCCAAAGGAAATGTATTGCGTTAATTCACCAAGAAGTTGGTAAAAT tttAGACAATTCAAGTACCTGTGATCAACTTTCTTTGAGTCTGCAAAATTACACCAAAACTATTTataacaatggaaaaaacatttacaatacattattatttaagcATCATCCAGATATTACTAACAATAGACAGTTCAAAATCCCTGATAATATGcagaaaataaacttaactGCCTACTTAACAAACTTGCCTTGTTCGGATGGAAAAGCTTTATATTGTGAAAAATCTCATAATATAAGTCCTGCTGAACTTACACAGTTTGCAGATATTTGGGAGGAGAAAAAAGAAACCATAACTCCAATAGAAAAactgtctaataaaaaatttttgggcAGAAATAATATTAACTTGGAAAATAGATTCGAAAATTTGGACAAGCTACAAGGGATTAGTTCAAGTAGTAATGCGCCTTCTGAAGCTTTTAATTATTCTattccaaataaaaatcataCAAAGCCAAATCTTCCTTGGTTTTCTACGGCAAGAGAAGAGTTGGAGAATTCTGCCCCCTTAAGGTTTGGTGGTAATGAACAAATGAAACCTCACAGTGAGAGCGAGAGTGAAAATAGAAAGAAAGGAAAACGAGTTGCTAGAAGCAAATTTGTTTCCCCCTTACTGTCAAGAAAAGAAAG tgaggaaaatattaaagaacaGTCATCAGTCCATGTAACTGATGAAAGGCTTAAGAACATTGAACCTAAAATGGTAGAATTGATAATGGCAGAAATAGTAGATAAAGGTCCAAATATCTCTTGGGACGATATCGCCGGATTAGAATTTGCAAAGTCCTCAATTCAAGAATCTGTCATATGGCCCCTATTAAGACCGGACATTTTTACCGGTTTACGAAGACCTCCCAAGGGCATTTTACTGTTTGGCCCCCCAGGAACTGGGAAAACTTTGATAGGAAAATGTGTGGCCTCTCAAAGTAAGTCCACATTTTTCAGCATCAGCGCTTCCTCACTGACATCAAAGTGGATAGGTGATGGAGAGAAAATGGTTAGAGCATTGTTTCAAGTTGCAAGAGCCCATCAGCCTGCA gttatttttattgacgAAGTGGATTCTCTCTTGACCCAAAGAAGCGATCAGGAGCATGAGAGTTCACGTCGAATTAAGACAGAATTCTTAGTTCAGTTGGATGGGGCTGCTACAGACAGTGAGGAAAAGCTGCTTATTATAGGTGCCACAAATCGACCACAGGAGTTAGATGAAGCAGCTAGACGTAGATTTGTGAAAAGATTGTACATTCCTTTGCCAGAATATGAG GCCCGAgttgaattattgaaaaaactgaTCTCCAGTGAAAAGCATTCATTAATAGAACAAcagtttaatgaaattgccAATCTCGCTGAGGGATATTCAGGCGCAGATATTAAAAATCTATGTTCCGAGGCTGCTTTAGAGCCTATCAGATCcatcgattttaaaaatatagagaACATTCAGGCTTCTGAAGTACGGTCTCTGAAAATGACCGATTTTAAAAAGGCTCTAAAGAGGGTACGACCTAGCGTCGCTCAGAGCGATTTAATACAATACTTGAAGTGGGATGAGACTTATGGATCTGGTATGtga